A stretch of the Clostridium fungisolvens genome encodes the following:
- a CDS encoding flagellar hook capping FlgD N-terminal domain-containing protein, with the protein MATDINSTSYVQNYDGSRATSRGTTIIQPGKDMDKNSFLKILSAELSNQDPDNAKDSTQYISQMAQFTSMEQMANLNTTMSSFASNSLVGKGVTMKDLDENGTPYTGVVKAVSTKNGETTISVAVNVNGQNQYKDFSMSNIDSVLDVPDSTIAPITNINGNMSFLSAASLIGKQAEFSDKDSAGNAYKGIVKGVSKENGVINLSVKVDGSDALKTFTYDKLTKVNAVE; encoded by the coding sequence ATGGCAACAGATATAAATTCAACAAGCTATGTTCAAAATTATGATGGGTCAAGAGCTACTTCAAGAGGTACAACAATAATACAACCTGGTAAGGATATGGACAAGAATTCGTTTTTAAAGATTTTATCTGCAGAGTTGTCAAACCAAGATCCAGATAACGCAAAGGACAGTACACAGTACATATCACAGATGGCACAATTCACTTCAATGGAACAAATGGCAAACTTAAATACTACAATGAGTTCTTTTGCATCTAACTCACTAGTAGGTAAAGGTGTTACTATGAAAGACCTTGACGAAAACGGAACTCCATATACAGGAGTGGTAAAAGCTGTAAGTACCAAGAATGGTGAAACTACAATCAGTGTAGCTGTAAATGTAAATGGGCAAAATCAGTATAAAGATTTCTCTATGAGTAATATTGATTCTGTTTTGGATGTACCAGACAGTACCATAGCACCAATAACCAATATCAATGGAAATATGTCTTTCTTATCAGCTGCATCACTAATTGGTAAGCAAGCAGAATTCTCAGATAAAGATAGTGCTGGTAATGCTTACAAGGGAATTGTAAAGGGTGTTTCAAAGGAAAATGGAGTTATAAACTTATCAGTTAAGGTTGATGGATCGGATGCTCTTAAGACATTCACTTACGATAAGCTTACAAAAGTAAATGCTGTAGAATAG
- a CDS encoding TIGR02530 family flagellar biosynthesis protein — translation MSYRIVNGKPYLVGNLTAPLERKKENTDASKKSFKDILDEKIISKEYGYKISNHASERLKDINFSKADYMKIQRGFDLAKEKGAKNTVMVYKDVALIASVENNTIITAVEKNRAQENVFTNVDSVVIL, via the coding sequence GTGAGTTATAGGATAGTAAATGGTAAACCGTATTTAGTTGGTAACCTAACTGCACCTTTAGAAAGAAAAAAAGAGAATACTGATGCTAGTAAGAAGAGCTTTAAAGATATATTAGATGAGAAAATAATCTCAAAAGAATATGGATACAAGATCTCTAATCATGCATCGGAAAGATTAAAAGATATAAATTTCTCAAAAGCAGATTACATGAAAATTCAAAGAGGATTTGATTTAGCCAAGGAGAAGGGTGCAAAGAATACGGTCATGGTATACAAGGATGTGGCTTTGATTGCCAGTGTAGAGAATAATACAATAATAACTGCGGTAGAGAAGAATAGAGCTCAGGAAAATGTATTCACTAACGTTGATAGCGTAGTGATTTTATAA
- a CDS encoding flagellar hook-basal body complex protein — protein sequence MLRSMYSGISGMKANQTKLDVIGNNIANVGTTAFKSSTARFQDMLSQSVKDSMAPNANQGGVNSAQVGLGVKLASIDSVMKQGNLQPTGRALDMAIDGDGFFMVSKGSSVFGDNQLQVNQRAGAHNITAQSLTNSGAQLMYSRDGAFSLDEQGNLITADGYRVMGYSLTNDDTSVAASSVAPNKVNLDGLDIKFGPGSALNGYKVVVGEIGPQTVTSADVDKSNKQIVLSGDFATAGALTAAQVESAINKALNSAGIAQSVFVAGKPDVINKLASDKAVGGLDDAAPGNVTAAGLTFQFGNGKELEGYSIEFDKIGPGTTTDATITKNPNKIVINADLVNGNVSNTELLAAINDRLSAAGISQQVEKITGSVSTLSQISAKTDSLGANKAVPTLTDDTGVPIASLGGLTFNFDNGGKLNDYTIKYGNTGSGVTPSVTIDKSNMVVTMNGDLSVASNVTNLATLYNNELVKNNITSPKLLSVTGTYDPLATQVGKIENGSDDSKPSDITVANLKLSFPVGSTYNGYTFQVVDVRANSVTAVCDPTQKVVQISGDFLTPNAVTSTQLQQAIKDAVIANPPAGVTAANYDTTYKVTVGSGTGKTYSNLVSNQISGGSEKVAPQIASDVLGLSFVAGTGAALNGYSVQVGKVTQGTTPSVDIDTTNKKIILNGDFVTPGVTVERLNREIQNALENAQIDQTLSIPTGSTIRPLTQSQSVSDISEGGTPVQSLDENGAVTFVDGTKTVKAYDGGLKTLRIPEKVKIPGTDTELRIKSYTIDKNGIINGVLEDGKVAALGQVAMAGFKNASGLTKLGGNLYAQSVNSGEATIKSGSNTRDDDNSKGFGDALQGMLEMSNVDLAEQFTDMITATRAFQASSKMINTGDEILQDIINLKR from the coding sequence ATGTTAAGATCAATGTATTCAGGAATTAGTGGAATGAAAGCAAACCAAACTAAGCTAGATGTTATAGGTAACAATATAGCCAATGTTGGAACAACAGCATTTAAATCTTCGACTGCAAGATTTCAGGACATGCTTAGCCAAAGTGTTAAGGATTCAATGGCGCCAAACGCAAATCAAGGTGGTGTAAACTCAGCACAGGTTGGACTTGGTGTAAAGCTTGCAAGTATAGATTCTGTAATGAAACAAGGTAACTTACAACCAACAGGAAGAGCTCTAGATATGGCAATTGACGGTGATGGATTCTTCATGGTTAGTAAAGGTAGCTCGGTTTTTGGAGATAATCAGCTTCAAGTTAACCAAAGAGCTGGAGCTCATAATATAACTGCTCAATCTTTAACTAATTCAGGTGCACAGCTTATGTACTCAAGAGATGGTGCTTTTAGCTTAGATGAACAAGGAAACTTAATAACTGCTGATGGATACAGAGTTATGGGATATTCTTTAACAAATGATGATACATCAGTAGCTGCATCTTCAGTAGCACCAAATAAGGTGAACTTAGATGGATTAGATATAAAGTTTGGACCAGGATCAGCTTTAAATGGATATAAAGTTGTGGTTGGAGAAATAGGACCTCAAACTGTAACTTCTGCTGACGTTGATAAAAGTAATAAACAAATAGTATTAAGTGGTGATTTTGCAACTGCAGGTGCCTTAACAGCTGCTCAGGTCGAATCAGCAATAAACAAAGCTCTTAATTCAGCTGGAATAGCACAAAGTGTATTTGTTGCTGGAAAGCCTGATGTGATAAATAAATTAGCTTCTGACAAGGCAGTAGGTGGATTAGATGATGCGGCACCAGGAAATGTAACAGCAGCAGGTTTAACATTCCAATTTGGAAATGGTAAAGAACTAGAAGGTTATTCAATTGAATTCGATAAGATAGGACCAGGAACAACTACAGATGCAACTATTACTAAGAACCCTAATAAGATAGTAATAAATGCTGATTTAGTAAATGGAAATGTAAGCAATACTGAATTATTAGCTGCAATAAATGATAGACTAAGTGCAGCAGGAATTAGTCAACAAGTTGAAAAGATAACTGGTTCAGTAAGTACATTATCTCAAATAAGTGCAAAAACAGATTCTTTAGGAGCAAACAAAGCTGTTCCAACACTTACAGATGACACTGGAGTTCCAATAGCTTCTTTAGGTGGATTAACATTTAACTTTGATAATGGTGGAAAATTAAATGATTATACTATAAAGTATGGTAATACCGGATCAGGTGTAACTCCATCAGTAACTATAGATAAATCAAATATGGTAGTTACGATGAACGGCGATTTATCAGTAGCTTCAAATGTGACTAATTTAGCAACATTATATAATAATGAACTAGTTAAAAATAATATAACTTCACCAAAGCTACTTTCTGTTACAGGAACCTATGATCCTTTAGCTACTCAAGTTGGAAAAATAGAAAATGGTAGTGATGACAGTAAGCCATCAGATATTACAGTTGCAAACTTAAAATTATCATTCCCAGTGGGATCAACTTATAACGGATATACTTTCCAAGTAGTTGATGTAAGAGCAAATTCAGTAACAGCTGTATGTGATCCAACACAAAAGGTTGTACAAATTTCAGGTGACTTCTTAACTCCAAATGCGGTTACTTCAACACAATTACAACAGGCTATTAAGGATGCCGTAATTGCTAATCCTCCAGCAGGAGTTACTGCAGCAAACTACGATACTACTTATAAAGTAACAGTTGGAAGCGGTACTGGAAAGACTTATTCAAACTTAGTATCAAATCAAATTTCTGGTGGTTCAGAAAAAGTGGCACCTCAAATTGCTAGTGATGTTTTAGGTTTAAGTTTTGTAGCAGGTACAGGAGCAGCATTAAATGGATATTCTGTGCAAGTAGGTAAAGTTACACAAGGAACAACCCCATCTGTAGACATAGATACTACTAATAAGAAGATAATTTTAAATGGCGACTTTGTGACACCAGGAGTTACAGTTGAGAGGTTAAATAGAGAGATACAAAATGCTTTAGAAAATGCTCAAATAGATCAGACATTATCGATTCCAACTGGGTCAACTATAAGACCATTAACTCAATCTCAATCAGTTTCAGATATTTCTGAGGGTGGTACTCCAGTTCAAAGTTTAGATGAAAACGGAGCTGTTACTTTTGTTGACGGAACTAAAACTGTTAAAGCATATGATGGTGGCTTAAAAACTTTAAGAATACCAGAAAAGGTTAAAATACCTGGAACTGATACAGAACTTAGAATAAAAAGCTATACAATTGATAAAAATGGTATAATAAACGGAGTTCTTGAAGATGGAAAAGTAGCAGCACTTGGACAAGTAGCGATGGCTGGCTTTAAGAACGCATCAGGACTTACTAAACTTGGTGGTAATCTTTATGCTCAATCAGTAAACTCTGGAGAAGCTACTATAAAGAGTGGATCAAATACTAGAGATGATGATAACAGTAAGGGATTTGGAGATGCGCTTCAAGGTATGCTTGAAATGTCAAACGTTGACCTTGCAGAACAATTTACTGATATGATAACTGCTACAAGAGCTTTCCAAGCAAGTAGTAAGATGATCAATACTGGTGATGAAATACTTCAAGATATAATCAACTTAAAGAGATAA